Genomic DNA from Desulfonatronum sp. SC1:
CAATGACAGGCCATTAAAAACAGAGGGAAGGCGGCCATGGCCTGGTCCTGATCGAGTCCGGGCGGCTGGCCGGGGTGCCTGCCGGCAGGCCCACGCAGCGCGTCCATGCCCAGAGGCATGGCCACGACGCTGCTCCGGGTGGAAAAGGCCAGCAGGGTCATGGGCAGAAATCGGTTGACCAGGGTCTTGAAGGGTTGGTGCAGCCTGAATCGCAACGCGGCCACGCCGAATATCAGAGGCGGGATCAGAGCCAGGGTCATCAGGCCAGTCAGCCGGAAAATCGAGCCAAGCATCTCCATGCCCATGCGGGCCGTGAAGTCCAGTGTCAGCAGATACAGGGCCGCTGGCAGCAGATACAGGGAGGCCCGGACCATTCCGGTGAACACGCCCTGCA
This window encodes:
- a CDS encoding cation:dicarboxylase symporter family transporter — its product is QGVFTGMVRASLYLLPAALYLLTLDFTARMGMEMLGSIFRLTGLMTLALIPPLIFGVAALRFRLHQPFKTLVNRFLPMTLLAFSTRSSVVAMPLGMDALRGPAGRHPGQPPGLDQDQAMAAFPLFLMACHCGFTIFFCLVPIFIGQVFQVEFTLAQYAFIVFGAALSAVAATGALAMSHVLLLPIICDPLGLPVEPAILVGYALLTVMTPFSAAVQTLFSSGLTALVVANQTAPVDSANNGGNANEIGARNET